The Burkholderia mallei ATCC 23344 genome has a window encoding:
- a CDS encoding sialidase family protein has protein sequence MRRNALPVSFVSGIAAAAALAMSAAAHGAPVLVSGPSPFAGCTIGGPGVNYVNAEVEPWVAVNPANPSNVIGAWQQDRWSNGGAHGLVAGYSFDGGLTWKQTNLPFSACAGGLAYERASDPWVSIGPDGTAYSVSISFNQSNNSNAVAASVSTDGGQTWSAPTLLIADNEPTTQFFNDKESVSANPTKAGTAYAVWDRLEQPTGNPHANLHTAASRGPSYFSKTVDGGKTWSAPSVIVDVPSRQQTIGNQIVVDRKTGTLYDFFDLIQPPFSAAAGKVAFIKSTDDGATWTKPQIVSGLQTVSVTDPNTNEPVRTGDIIPEPAIDPATGQLYVVWQDSRFNGGLYDEIALSTSSDGGATWSAPLRVNTPSGRPAFNPSVRVNSAGVVAVTYYDFRDLQPGNTTTLPTHYWRTLSSDGGRTFGTERRIAGPFDMRTAPVAEGFFIGDYAGLDTRGTSFLPFFVQTNSGNTANRTDVFAAP, from the coding sequence ATGCGACGCAATGCCTTGCCTGTCTCGTTTGTCTCCGGAATCGCCGCGGCCGCGGCCCTTGCGATGTCCGCCGCCGCGCACGGCGCGCCCGTGCTCGTTTCCGGCCCGAGCCCATTCGCCGGTTGCACGATCGGCGGCCCCGGCGTCAACTATGTGAACGCGGAAGTCGAACCGTGGGTCGCCGTGAATCCCGCGAATCCCTCCAACGTGATCGGCGCGTGGCAGCAGGACCGCTGGTCGAACGGCGGCGCGCACGGGCTCGTCGCCGGCTATTCGTTCGACGGCGGCCTCACGTGGAAACAGACGAACCTGCCGTTCAGCGCATGCGCGGGCGGCCTCGCGTACGAGCGCGCGTCCGATCCGTGGGTGTCGATCGGGCCCGACGGCACCGCGTATTCGGTGTCGATCTCGTTCAACCAGTCGAACAACAGCAACGCGGTCGCGGCGTCGGTCTCGACGGACGGCGGCCAGACCTGGAGCGCGCCGACACTGCTCATCGCCGACAACGAGCCGACCACGCAGTTCTTCAACGACAAGGAATCGGTGAGCGCGAACCCGACGAAGGCCGGCACCGCGTACGCGGTATGGGACCGGCTCGAGCAACCGACCGGCAACCCGCACGCGAACCTGCACACCGCCGCGTCTCGCGGGCCGAGCTACTTTTCGAAGACCGTCGACGGCGGCAAGACATGGAGCGCGCCGAGCGTGATCGTCGACGTGCCGTCCCGCCAGCAGACGATCGGCAACCAGATCGTCGTCGATCGCAAGACGGGCACGCTGTACGATTTCTTCGACCTGATCCAGCCGCCGTTCAGCGCGGCCGCGGGCAAGGTCGCGTTCATCAAGTCGACCGACGACGGCGCGACGTGGACGAAGCCGCAAATCGTGTCGGGCCTGCAGACGGTGTCCGTCACCGATCCGAATACGAACGAACCGGTTCGCACGGGCGACATCATCCCCGAGCCCGCGATCGATCCCGCGACGGGCCAGCTGTACGTCGTCTGGCAGGACTCGCGCTTCAACGGCGGCCTGTACGACGAGATCGCGCTGTCGACGTCGTCCGACGGCGGCGCGACGTGGAGCGCGCCGCTGCGCGTGAACACGCCGAGCGGGCGGCCCGCGTTCAATCCGTCGGTGCGGGTGAACTCGGCGGGCGTCGTCGCGGTCACCTATTACGACTTCCGCGATCTGCAGCCCGGCAACACGACGACGCTGCCGACCCACTACTGGCGCACGCTGTCGAGCGACGGCGGCCGCACGTTCGGCACCGAGCGGCGCATCGCCGGCCCGTTCGACATGCGCACCGCGCCCGTCGCCGAAGGCTTCTTCATCGGCGATTACGCGGGGCTCGACACGCGCGGCACGTCGTTCCTGCCGTTCTTCGTGCAAACGAACTCGGGCAACACGGCGAACCGCACCGACGTGTTCGCCGCGCCGTAA